The following proteins come from a genomic window of Pirellula staleyi DSM 6068:
- a CDS encoding zinc metallopeptidase gives MMFYDFTYLLFIAPAIILSLIAQWMIRSAYVKGQQSPASLSGYAAARKILDAAGLTNVQIEQVPGEMSDHYDPRDRVLRLSSDVYHGRHLTAVGIAAHEAGHALQHAFGYIPLVLRNLAVPAASFGSGVSWFLIMAGILMNFKILLFAGIVFFSFVVIFQVINLPVEFNASSRAKQLLVEHGIVNQYEMGPVNKVLNAAALTYVAATLQSVMTLLYYILRYSGRDR, from the coding sequence ATGATGTTCTACGATTTCACCTACCTGCTCTTCATCGCTCCAGCGATCATCCTCTCGCTCATTGCGCAGTGGATGATTCGCTCGGCTTACGTCAAGGGACAGCAGTCCCCTGCCAGCCTCTCGGGATATGCCGCCGCACGAAAAATCCTCGACGCTGCGGGGCTCACGAATGTGCAGATCGAACAAGTTCCGGGGGAAATGAGCGACCACTACGACCCCCGCGATCGCGTGCTGCGACTCAGCAGCGACGTCTATCACGGGCGGCACCTCACGGCGGTTGGCATTGCTGCTCACGAAGCGGGGCACGCGCTGCAACATGCGTTTGGCTACATTCCGCTGGTGCTGCGAAATCTGGCCGTGCCAGCCGCCAGCTTCGGCAGCGGTGTGTCGTGGTTCCTGATCATGGCCGGCATTTTGATGAACTTCAAAATCCTGCTCTTCGCAGGCATTGTGTTCTTCAGCTTTGTGGTGATCTTTCAGGTGATCAACTTGCCGGTCGAGTTCAACGCCAGCTCGCGAGCGAAGCAGTTGCTGGTCGAACACGGGATCGTGAACCAGTATGAAATGGGGCCTGTAAACAAAGTGCTGAACGCTGCCGCGCTCACCTATGTCGCCGCCACCCTGCAGAGCGTGATGACGCTGCTGTACTACATCCTGCGTTACAGCGGACGCGATCGCTAA
- a CDS encoding NADPH-dependent assimilatory sulfite reductase hemoprotein subunit: MSDTGKLSPVETIKDNSNFLAGDLTPEMTDGNDFFGKSSEVLLKFHGTYQQDDRDERGGVTEDGKKKKSFIFMVRTRIPGGKLTSQQLLEELDLCDQLGNTTLRITTRQALQLHGILKSNLKETIKRINDCQLSTLAACGDVNRNVMCCPAPYAKNIYRETQALADQIALHFAPRTKAYHETWLTDTSTGEKIAAGGAAGQADDGFDVEPIYGKHYMPRKFKMAIGFDFDNCVDLYANDLGLMAITDGDKIVGYNVLVGGGFGVTPSAKKTFPAVAKKLCFATPENVVAVVEAVFKVQRDFGNREDRKVARLKYVVANWGIEKFKAKVDEYYGSVLPEPHPTDVHGFNDHMGWDEQGDGNWFYGLNVENGRIKDTAEMQLKTAIREILTTYNPGVRLTSHQSILFTDIKPADRAGLEAILKKYGVKLTEEVSAVRRWSMACVAWPTCGLSITESERALPGMIDQLEVELAKLGLSSEKFTVRMTGCPNGCARPYNSDIGLVGRARGQYSMFLGGRLLGDRLNYLYKDYVPAEEVVSTLVPVFTYFKQSRQNGETLGDFCHRVGQADLAAFAEKFTAAAAT; this comes from the coding sequence ATGTCAGACACCGGTAAGCTCAGCCCCGTCGAAACGATCAAAGACAACAGCAACTTTTTGGCGGGTGATCTCACTCCCGAGATGACCGACGGCAACGACTTCTTTGGCAAGTCGAGCGAAGTGCTGCTGAAGTTCCACGGCACTTATCAGCAAGACGATCGCGACGAGCGCGGTGGCGTGACCGAAGATGGCAAAAAGAAGAAATCGTTCATCTTCATGGTCCGGACGCGGATTCCGGGGGGCAAGCTGACCAGTCAGCAGTTGCTCGAGGAACTCGACCTCTGCGATCAGCTAGGCAACACCACGCTGCGAATCACCACGCGGCAAGCGCTGCAACTGCACGGCATTTTGAAGTCGAACCTGAAGGAAACGATCAAGCGCATTAACGACTGCCAGCTCAGCACCTTGGCCGCTTGCGGCGACGTGAATCGCAACGTCATGTGCTGCCCTGCACCTTACGCCAAAAACATCTATCGCGAAACACAAGCGCTGGCTGATCAAATCGCGCTCCACTTCGCGCCCCGCACCAAGGCGTATCACGAAACGTGGCTCACCGACACTAGCACCGGCGAGAAGATCGCTGCTGGCGGCGCTGCGGGCCAAGCGGACGACGGTTTCGATGTCGAGCCGATCTACGGCAAACACTACATGCCGCGTAAATTCAAAATGGCTATCGGCTTTGATTTCGACAACTGCGTCGATCTCTATGCCAACGACCTGGGTCTGATGGCGATCACCGATGGCGACAAGATCGTCGGTTACAACGTCCTCGTCGGCGGTGGCTTTGGCGTGACACCTTCGGCCAAAAAGACCTTTCCTGCGGTCGCCAAAAAGCTCTGCTTTGCGACCCCCGAGAACGTCGTCGCCGTCGTCGAAGCTGTCTTCAAAGTGCAGCGCGACTTTGGCAATCGCGAAGATCGCAAAGTGGCACGCCTGAAGTATGTTGTCGCCAACTGGGGGATCGAGAAGTTCAAGGCCAAAGTCGACGAGTACTACGGCAGTGTGCTTCCTGAACCTCACCCCACCGATGTCCATGGTTTCAACGACCACATGGGCTGGGACGAACAGGGGGATGGCAATTGGTTCTATGGTCTGAACGTCGAAAACGGCCGGATCAAAGACACCGCTGAGATGCAGCTGAAGACGGCGATTCGCGAAATCCTGACGACCTACAATCCGGGCGTTCGGCTCACTTCGCATCAGAGTATTTTGTTTACCGACATTAAGCCTGCCGATCGAGCGGGGCTCGAAGCGATCCTCAAGAAGTATGGCGTGAAGCTCACCGAAGAAGTGAGCGCGGTGCGCCGCTGGTCGATGGCTTGTGTCGCCTGGCCCACCTGCGGTTTGTCGATCACCGAAAGCGAACGTGCGCTCCCGGGGATGATCGATCAGTTGGAAGTGGAACTTGCCAAGCTGGGGCTCTCGAGCGAAAAGTTCACCGTTCGTATGACCGGCTGCCCCAACGGCTGTGCCCGTCCTTACAACAGCGACATTGGCCTCGTGGGTCGCGCTCGTGGTCAGTACTCGATGTTCCTGGGTGGACGCCTCTTGGGCGATCGTCTGAACTACCTTTACAAAGACTACGTTCCTGCTGAAGAAGTGGTGTCGACCCTTGTGCCGGTCTTCACCTACTTCAAGCAGAGCCGCCAAAACGGCGAGACCCTGGGTGATTTCTGCCATCGTGTGGGACAAGCTGATCTGGCCGCGTTTGCCGAGAAGTTTACCGCCGCAGCAGCGACGTAA
- a CDS encoding PDZ domain-containing protein, with protein sequence MKRMGALYLLAVAMLCLATSAQLIPSACAAEAAPTATPLQLAKQLDSNSFEDRENATLALIKLGIPAIAAVEQQFVEGSLEATTRGLYVLTQLALSSDEATHEAARMALEKVADSDRGAISRRAATAVHNLNEQRREQTLSQLGKLGARITRRGEEDVHFGSLVLGSDAIEIGPDFEGDLKKDLRLLRWLSDVDRVILVGDKITDEVMSDVAAMRGLKSLHLYATQVTDLGMASLKSLTSLQLVGIYYTPITDAAIKSFEPLKALEGMKLYGTKITTVGVEQVKKDRVIPIGVDLRRGAFLGIGCDTIGESCVISTVHPDGPASQGGIMPEDVVVSFGGLDVTSFETLTAHISKRIEGEVVRMKLMRPQFDDDMRDKDVSVDITLGKWDLSNCIRNGIRP encoded by the coding sequence ATGAAACGCATGGGAGCGCTATACCTGCTGGCTGTAGCCATGCTTTGCCTGGCGACAAGTGCGCAGCTGATACCCTCCGCCTGTGCTGCGGAAGCAGCGCCAACAGCGACTCCTCTGCAACTCGCCAAACAGCTCGACAGCAACTCGTTCGAAGACCGTGAAAACGCCACGCTGGCCCTCATCAAGCTCGGCATCCCGGCCATCGCAGCGGTCGAGCAGCAGTTTGTCGAGGGGAGTCTCGAAGCGACCACGCGAGGGCTCTATGTCCTGACGCAGCTGGCCCTCTCGAGCGATGAAGCAACGCACGAAGCAGCCCGCATGGCGCTTGAGAAAGTGGCCGACAGCGACCGCGGTGCCATCAGCCGACGAGCAGCCACTGCGGTCCATAATCTGAACGAACAGCGGCGCGAACAAACACTTTCGCAGCTCGGCAAACTCGGCGCACGAATCACGCGCCGGGGTGAAGAGGATGTCCACTTCGGTTCGCTCGTGCTCGGCAGCGATGCCATCGAAATCGGGCCCGACTTCGAAGGGGATCTGAAAAAAGATCTGCGTCTGCTGCGCTGGCTCAGCGATGTCGACCGGGTGATTTTGGTGGGTGACAAAATTACCGACGAAGTGATGAGCGATGTCGCGGCGATGCGCGGCCTTAAGAGCTTGCATCTCTACGCCACGCAAGTGACCGATCTCGGAATGGCGTCGCTCAAGAGTCTAACCAGTTTGCAGCTGGTGGGGATCTACTACACCCCAATCACCGATGCGGCTATCAAGAGTTTCGAGCCTCTCAAAGCGCTCGAAGGGATGAAGCTCTACGGCACCAAAATCACCACCGTGGGTGTCGAGCAAGTGAAGAAAGATCGTGTGATTCCAATCGGAGTCGATTTGCGTCGTGGCGCGTTCCTGGGGATCGGCTGCGACACCATCGGCGAGTCGTGCGTCATCTCCACCGTCCACCCCGATGGCCCCGCATCGCAGGGTGGCATCATGCCCGAAGATGTGGTGGTCTCGTTCGGTGGCCTCGATGTCACCAGCTTCGAAACTCTCACCGCCCACATCTCGAAGCGGATCGAAGGGGAAGTGGTTCGAATGAAGCTGATGCGACCCCAGTTCGACGACGACATGCGCGACAAAGACGTCTCGGTCGACATCACCCTCGGCAAGTGGGACCTCTCAAACTGTATCCGCAACGGCATTCGGCCGTAG
- a CDS encoding sulfatase-like hydrolase/transferase — MFFRYSLRALVALGLLTAATTSMAADASRPNIVVIVGDDMGYHDLGVHGCKDIPTPHLDALATSGVRCTSGYVSGPYCSPTRAGLLTGRYQQRFGHEFNPGPTPTGEIGLPLSETTLADRLKKVGYKTGMVGKWHLGNDEKRHPLSRGFDEFFGFLGGARTYFATPGNASAGTKLLRGREVVDEKEYLTDAFAREAVAYIDRSKASPFFLYLTFNAVHTPMEASQKYLDRFTAVSDPKRQKYCAMMSAMDDAVGQVVAKLEREKLLENTLIFFVSDNGGPTAANTGDNTPLRGFKATTWEGGIRVPYFVSWKGKIPAGKTYDQPVIQIDFVPTALAAAGAPAAEKTDGVNLLPYLTFENKEAPHASLFWRFGPQTAIRHGNYKLVMTRDLDKPALYDLAADISETKDLSADKPEIVAQLTAAYDAWNQENIPAAWGAPSRAIGNGTPGKKAGGKKKNKAKVEAATPAS; from the coding sequence ATGTTCTTTCGCTACTCCCTTCGCGCGCTCGTAGCGCTCGGTCTGCTGACTGCCGCTACCACCAGCATGGCCGCCGACGCGTCGCGCCCGAACATTGTCGTCATCGTGGGGGACGACATGGGCTATCACGATCTCGGCGTGCATGGCTGCAAAGATATTCCGACCCCGCATCTCGACGCGCTCGCCACCAGCGGCGTCCGTTGCACGAGCGGCTATGTCTCGGGACCGTACTGCAGCCCAACACGGGCAGGGCTACTCACCGGCCGCTATCAGCAGCGCTTTGGGCACGAGTTCAACCCGGGCCCTACACCGACGGGCGAGATCGGTTTGCCCCTGAGTGAAACCACGCTTGCCGACCGCTTGAAGAAGGTGGGCTACAAAACCGGCATGGTGGGGAAGTGGCATCTTGGCAACGATGAGAAGCGGCATCCGCTCTCGCGCGGTTTTGACGAGTTTTTTGGCTTCCTCGGAGGCGCACGAACCTACTTCGCAACTCCCGGCAATGCCAGTGCCGGCACCAAACTGCTCCGTGGTCGCGAGGTCGTCGACGAGAAGGAATATCTCACCGACGCTTTTGCTCGCGAAGCTGTCGCCTACATCGACCGAAGCAAAGCGAGCCCCTTCTTCCTCTACCTCACGTTCAACGCCGTCCATACACCGATGGAAGCGTCGCAAAAATACCTCGATCGCTTTACCGCAGTGAGCGATCCCAAACGCCAAAAGTATTGCGCCATGATGTCGGCCATGGATGACGCCGTAGGACAAGTGGTTGCCAAACTCGAACGTGAAAAACTGCTCGAAAACACCCTGATCTTTTTTGTGAGCGACAACGGTGGACCCACTGCTGCCAACACCGGCGACAATACCCCACTGCGAGGCTTCAAAGCCACCACGTGGGAAGGTGGCATTCGTGTCCCTTACTTCGTGAGCTGGAAGGGCAAGATCCCTGCAGGAAAAACCTACGACCAGCCTGTGATTCAGATCGATTTTGTCCCCACCGCACTCGCTGCTGCCGGCGCTCCAGCGGCTGAAAAAACCGATGGTGTGAACTTGCTTCCGTACCTCACCTTCGAAAACAAAGAAGCGCCTCACGCGAGTCTCTTCTGGCGGTTTGGTCCCCAAACGGCGATTCGCCACGGCAACTACAAACTGGTGATGACCCGCGATCTCGACAAACCAGCGCTCTACGATCTAGCGGCCGACATCAGCGAAACGAAAGACCTTTCCGCCGATAAACCCGAGATCGTCGCGCAGCTCACAGCTGCCTACGACGCATGGAACCAAGAGAACATTCCCGCTGCTTGGGGTGCACCGAGTCGCGCTATCGGCAACGGCACCCCCGGCAAAAAAGCAGGTGGCAAAAAGAAGAATAAAGCCAAAGTCGAAGCCGCCACACCTGCAAGCTAG
- a CDS encoding sulfatase has translation MLTNLVRRLARSITIVALLLGLFSQAAGEETKKPYNVLLIASDDLNNSLGCYGHATVKSPRIDELAARGTRFDRAYCQFPLCNPSRSSFLTGLRPDQTTVHDNARKFRSERPDIVTLPQMFMNAGYYVARVGKLYHYGVPLQIGTSGLDDEPSWQQVVNPRGRDRDDEPKIFSLVPGQFGGTPSWLAAEGTDDEQTDAIGAAEAIKLLEANKEKPFFLAVGFYRPHTPYVAPKSYFEKYPADKIPIVTTPEGDRRDIPEPAVSQHSARHNMNEKLQREATQAYFASITFMDQQVGKLLDALDRLKLRDNTIVVFLSDHGYHLGEHGGLWQKQSLFEESARVPLIISVPGQKHAGEGTAAVAELIDIYPTLADLCGLKAPANLPGQSLRPQIEDPQAPGKGFAITQVRRGGNPGGAKAGKKNPPAGGFAGYSLRTDKYRLTIWGEEGAKGLELYDHQTDPQEYTNLASDPSKAETITELKALLAKHLSAAK, from the coding sequence ATGCTCACCAACCTGGTTCGGCGCCTCGCGCGCTCGATCACGATCGTCGCTCTGCTGCTGGGACTCTTCTCTCAAGCTGCGGGCGAGGAAACAAAGAAGCCCTACAACGTCCTGCTGATCGCTTCCGACGATCTCAACAACTCACTCGGCTGTTACGGCCATGCCACGGTGAAATCACCGCGCATCGACGAGCTGGCTGCGCGCGGCACACGCTTCGACCGCGCGTACTGCCAGTTCCCACTCTGTAATCCCAGCCGCAGTTCGTTCCTCACCGGACTTCGGCCCGATCAAACCACGGTGCACGACAACGCTCGCAAGTTTCGGAGCGAGCGCCCCGATATCGTCACGCTGCCACAGATGTTCATGAATGCGGGCTACTACGTGGCGCGCGTCGGCAAACTCTATCACTACGGCGTGCCGCTGCAGATCGGCACCAGTGGACTCGACGATGAGCCGAGTTGGCAGCAGGTGGTGAACCCTCGCGGACGCGATCGGGACGATGAGCCAAAAATCTTCAGCCTCGTGCCAGGTCAATTTGGTGGCACACCGTCGTGGCTCGCCGCCGAAGGGACCGACGACGAACAAACCGACGCCATCGGCGCTGCCGAAGCGATCAAGCTGCTCGAAGCGAACAAAGAGAAGCCGTTCTTTCTCGCGGTTGGCTTCTACCGGCCCCACACCCCGTACGTCGCCCCGAAGAGCTACTTCGAAAAATATCCGGCCGACAAAATTCCGATTGTCACTACGCCCGAGGGAGATCGCCGCGATATACCCGAGCCAGCTGTTTCGCAGCATAGCGCGCGGCACAACATGAACGAGAAATTGCAGCGCGAAGCGACGCAGGCCTATTTCGCGTCGATCACGTTCATGGATCAGCAAGTTGGCAAGCTGCTCGACGCGCTCGATCGCCTCAAGCTGCGCGATAACACGATCGTCGTCTTCCTGAGCGATCACGGCTATCACCTCGGCGAGCATGGCGGACTTTGGCAAAAGCAAAGCCTGTTCGAAGAGTCGGCCCGCGTCCCGCTGATCATCTCCGTCCCCGGGCAAAAACATGCCGGGGAGGGGACAGCCGCCGTGGCAGAGCTGATCGACATCTATCCCACACTGGCCGACCTCTGTGGGCTCAAGGCTCCCGCGAATCTTCCCGGTCAAAGCCTCCGCCCGCAGATCGAAGACCCCCAGGCACCCGGGAAAGGGTTTGCGATCACCCAGGTCCGTCGTGGCGGAAATCCAGGAGGAGCTAAGGCGGGAAAAAAGAACCCACCAGCAGGCGGCTTTGCCGGTTATAGCCTCCGGACAGACAAGTATCGGCTGACGATTTGGGGCGAGGAGGGGGCCAAGGGTCTCGAGCTCTACGACCACCAGACCGATCCCCAGGAGTACACCAACCTGGCCAGTGATCCGTCGAAAGCCGAAACGATTACTGAACTCAAAGCTCTACTGGCTAAGCATTTAAGTGCCGCCAAATAG